One window of Globicephala melas chromosome 2, mGloMel1.2, whole genome shotgun sequence genomic DNA carries:
- the SEMA6D gene encoding semaphorin-6D isoform X1 — translation MRFFLLCAYMLLLMISQLRAVSFPEDDEPLNTVDYHYSRQYPVFRGRPSGNESQHRLDFQLMLKIRDTLYIAGRDQVYTVNLNEIPKTEVIPNKKLTWRSRQQDRENCAMKGKHKDECHNFIKVFVPRNDEMVFVCGTNAFNPMCRYYRLNTLEYDGEEISGLARCPFDARQTNVALFADGKLYSATVADFLASDAVIYRSMGDGSALRTIKYDSKWIKEPHFLHAIEYGNYVYFFFREIAVEHNNLGKAVYSRVARICKNDMGGSQRVLEKHWTSFLKARLNCSVPGDSFFYFDVLQSVTDIIQINGVPTVVGVFTTQLNSIPGSAVCAFSMDDIEKVFRGRFKEQKTPDSVWTAVPEDKVPKPRPGCCAKHGLAEAYKTSIDFPDETLSFIKSHPLMDSAVPPIADEPWFTKTRIRYRLTAIAVDHSAGPHQNYTVIFVGSEAGMVLKVLAKTSPFSLNDSVLLEEIEAYNHAKCNAENEEDRRVISLQLDKVHHALYVAFSSCVIRIPLSRCERYASCKKSCIASRDPYCGWLSPGACGQVTPGMLLLTEDFFAFHNHSAGGFEQDTEYGNTAHLGDCHEILPTSTTPDYKIFGGPTSDMEVSSSSVTTMASIPEITPKVIDTWRPKLTSSRKFVVQDDPNTSDFTDPLSGIPKGVRWEVQSGESNQMVHMNVLITCVFAAFVLGAFIAGVAVYCYRDMFVRRNRKIHKDAESAQSCTDSSGSFAKLNGLFDSPVKEYQQNIDSPKLYSNLLTSRKELPPSGDTKSMVMDQRGQPPELAALPTPESTPVLHQKTLQAMKSHSDKAHGHGASRKETPQFFPSSPPPHSPLSHGHIPSAIVLPNATHDYNTSFSNSNAHKAEKKLQNIDHPLTKSSSKRDHRRSVDSRNTLNDLLKHLNDPNSNPKAIMGDIQMAHQTLMLDPVGPMSEVPPKVPNREASLYSPPSTLPRNSPTKRVDVPTTPGVPMTSLERQRGYHKNSSQRHSISAMPKNLSSPNGVLLSRQPSMNRGGYMPTPAGAKVDYIQGTPVSVHLQPSLSRQSSYTSNGTLPRTGLKRTPSLKPDVPPKPSFVPQTPSVRPLNKYTY, via the exons ATGAGGTTCTTCCTGCTTTGTGCCTACATGCTGCTTCTGATGATTTCCCAGCTGAGAGCAGTCAGCTTTCCTGAAGACGATGAACCCCTTAATACTGTTGACTACCACT ATTCAAGGCAATATCCGGTTTTTAGAGGACGCCCTTCAGGCAATGAATCACAGCATAGGCTGGACTTTCAGCTGATGTTGAAAATTCGAGACACACTTTATATTGCTGGCAG GGATCAAGTTTATACGGTAAACTTAAATGAAATCCCCAAAACAGAAGTAATACCAAACAAG AAACTGACATGGCGGTCAAGACAACAGGATCGAGAAAACTGTGCTATGAAAGGCAAGCATAAA GATGAATGCCACAACTTTATTAAAGTGTTTGTTCCGAGAAACGACGAGATGGTTTTTGTTTGTGGCACCAATGCTTTTAATCCCATGTGTAGATACTATAGG ttgAATACCTTAGAGTATGATGGGGAAGAAATTAGTGGCTTGGCAAGGTGCCCATTTGATGCCAGACAAACCAATGTTGCCCTTTTTGCCG ATGGGAAGCTGTATTCTGCCACAGTGGCTGACTTCCTGGCCAGTGATGCCGTTATTTACCGAAGCATGGGCGATGGATCTGCCCTTCGTACTATAAAATATGATTCCAAATGGATCAAAG agccACACTTTCTTCATGCCATAGAATATGGAAACTATGTCTATTTCTTCTTCCGAGAAATTGCTGTCGAACATAATAATTTAGGCAAG GCTGTATATTCCCGTGTGGCCCGCATATGTAAAAACGACATGGGTGGCTCCCAGCGGGTCCTGGAGAAACACTGGACTTCATTTCTGAAGGCTCGTCTTAACTGTTCTGTCCCCGGAGATTCCTTTTTCTACTTTGATGTTCTGCAGTCTGTCACAGACATAATACAAATCAATGGCGTCCCCACTGTGGTCGGGGTGTTTACCACACAGCTCAACAG CATTCCTGGTTCTGCTGTCTGTGCATTTAGCATGGATGACATTGAAAAAGTATTCAGAGGACGgtttaaagaacagaaaactcCAGATTCTGTTTGGACAGCAGTCCCTGAAGACAAAGTACCGAAGccaag GCCCGGCTGTTGTGCAAAGCACGGGCTTGCTGAAGCTTATAAAACCTCCATCGATTTCCCGGATGAAACCCTGTCGTTCATTAAATCCCACCCCCTGATGGACTCTGCCGTCCCACCCATTGCCGACGAGCCCTGGTTCACAAAGACTCGGATCAG GTACAGACTGACGGCCATCGCCGTCGACCATTCTGCGGGACCCCACCAAAACTACACAGTCATCTTTGTTGGCTCGGAAGCTGGCATGGTACTTAAAGTTTTGGCAAAAACCAGTCCTTTCTCTTTGAATGACAGCGTGTTACTGGAAGAGATTGAAGCGTACAACCATGCAAA GTGCAATGCTGAGAATGAGGAGGACAGAAGGGTCATCTCACTCCAGTTGGATAAAGTTCATCATGCTTTATACGTGGCGTTCTCTAGCTGTGTTATCCGCATCCCCCTCAGTCGCTGTGAGCGTTACGCATCATGTAAAAA GTCTTGTATTGCATCTCGAGACCCGTACTGTGGCTGGTTAAGCCCAGGGGCCTGTGGTCAAGTGACCCCAGGGATGCT GCTGTTAACTGAAGACTTCTTTGCTTTCCATAACCACAGCGCTGGAGGATTTGAACAGGACACGGAATATGGCAACACAGCCCATCTAGGGGACTGCCATG aaATTTTGCCTACTTCAACTACACCAGATTACAAAATATTTGGCGGTCCAACATCTG ACATGGAGGTATCTTCATCTTCTGTTACCACAATGGCAAGTATCCCAGAAATTACACCTAAAGTGATTGATACCTGGAGACCTAAACTGACCAGCTCCCGGAAATTTGTAGTTCAAGATGACCCAAACACTTCTGATTTTACTGATCCTTTATCAGGTATCCCAAAGG GTGTACGATGGGAAGTCCAGTCTGGAGAGTCCAACCAGATGGTCCACATGAATGTCCTCATCACCTGTGTCTTTGCGGCTTTTGTCTTGGGTGCATTCATTGCAGGTGTGGCAGTGTACTGCTATCGTGACATGTTTGTTCGGAGAAACAGAAAGATCCATAAAGATGCAGAATCTGCCCAGTCGTGCACGGACTCCAGTGGAAGTTTTGCCAAGCTGAATGGTCTCTTTGACAGCCCAGTCAAGGAATATCAACAGAATATAGATTCTCCCAAATTGTATAGTAACCTGCTGACCAGTCGGAAAGAGCTGCCACCCAGTGGAGATACGAAATCCATGGTCATGGACCAGCGAGGCCAACCTCCCGAGCTGGCTGCTCTCCCGACACCTGAGTCTACACCTGTGCTTCACCAGAAGACCCTGCAGGCCATGAAGAGCCACTCAGACAAGGCCCACGGCCATGGGGCTTCAAGGAAGGAAACGCCCCAGTTTTTTCCTTCTAGTCCTCCACCGCATTCCCCACTAAGTCATGGACATATCCCCAGTGCCATTGTCCTTCCTAATGCTACCCATGACTACAACAcatctttctcaaactccaaCGCTCACAAAGCTGAAAAGAAACTTCAGAACATTGACCACCCTCTTACAAAGTCATCCAGTAAAAGGGATCACCGGCGTTCTGTGgattccagaaacaccctcaacGATCTCCTGAAGCATCTAAATGACCCAAATAGTAACCCCAAAGCCATCATGGGAGACATCCAAATGGCCCACCAGACCCTAATGCTGGATCCCGTGGGACCTATGTCTGAGGTCCCGCCCAAGGTCCCTAACCGCGAGGCATCACTCTACTCTCCTCCCTCGACTCTCCCCAGAAATAGCCCAACCAAGCGAGTGGACGTCCCCACCACTCCTGGCGTCCCAATGACTTCTCTGGAAAGACAAAGGGGTTATCATAAAAATTCCTCCCAGAGGCACTCTATATCTGCTATGCCTAAAAACTTAAGTTCACCAAATGGTGTTTTGTTATCTAGACAGCCTAGTATGAACCGTGGAGGCTACATGCCCACCCCCGCAGGGGCGAAGGTGGACTATATTCAGGGAACGCCGGTGAGTGTTCATCTGCAGCCTTCCCTCTCCAGACAGAGCAGCTACACCAGTAATGGCACCCTTCCCAGGACGGGACTAAAGAGGACACCGTCATTAAAACCTGATGTACCACCAAAGCCTTCATTTGTTCCCCAAACCCCATCTGTCAGACCACTGAACAAATATACTTACTAG
- the SEMA6D gene encoding semaphorin-6D isoform X2, translating to MRFFLLCAYMLLLMISQLRAVSFPEDDEPLNTVDYHYSRQYPVFRGRPSGNESQHRLDFQLMLKIRDTLYIAGRDQVYTVNLNEIPKTEVIPNKKLTWRSRQQDRENCAMKGKHKDECHNFIKVFVPRNDEMVFVCGTNAFNPMCRYYRLNTLEYDGEEISGLARCPFDARQTNVALFADGKLYSATVADFLASDAVIYRSMGDGSALRTIKYDSKWIKEPHFLHAIEYGNYVYFFFREIAVEHNNLGKAVYSRVARICKNDMGGSQRVLEKHWTSFLKARLNCSVPGDSFFYFDVLQSVTDIIQINGVPTVVGVFTTQLNSIPGSAVCAFSMDDIEKVFRGRFKEQKTPDSVWTAVPEDKVPKPRPGCCAKHGLAEAYKTSIDFPDETLSFIKSHPLMDSAVPPIADEPWFTKTRIRYRLTAIAVDHSAGPHQNYTVIFVGSEAGMVLKVLAKTSPFSLNDSVLLEEIEAYNHAKCNAENEEDRRVISLQLDKVHHALYVAFSSCVIRIPLSRCERYASCKKSCIASRDPYCGWLSPGACGQVTPGMLLLTEDFFAFHNHSAGGFEQDTEYGNTAHLGDCHEILPTSTTPDYKIFGGPTSDMEVSSSSVTTMASIPEITPKVIDTWRPKLTSSRKFVVQDDPNTSDFTDPLSGVRWEVQSGESNQMVHMNVLITCVFAAFVLGAFIAGVAVYCYRDMFVRRNRKIHKDAESAQSCTDSSGSFAKLNGLFDSPVKEYQQNIDSPKLYSNLLTSRKELPPSGDTKSMVMDQRGQPPELAALPTPESTPVLHQKTLQAMKSHSDKAHGHGASRKETPQFFPSSPPPHSPLSHGHIPSAIVLPNATHDYNTSFSNSNAHKAEKKLQNIDHPLTKSSSKRDHRRSVDSRNTLNDLLKHLNDPNSNPKAIMGDIQMAHQTLMLDPVGPMSEVPPKVPNREASLYSPPSTLPRNSPTKRVDVPTTPGVPMTSLERQRGYHKNSSQRHSISAMPKNLSSPNGVLLSRQPSMNRGGYMPTPAGAKVDYIQGTPVSVHLQPSLSRQSSYTSNGTLPRTGLKRTPSLKPDVPPKPSFVPQTPSVRPLNKYTY from the exons ATGAGGTTCTTCCTGCTTTGTGCCTACATGCTGCTTCTGATGATTTCCCAGCTGAGAGCAGTCAGCTTTCCTGAAGACGATGAACCCCTTAATACTGTTGACTACCACT ATTCAAGGCAATATCCGGTTTTTAGAGGACGCCCTTCAGGCAATGAATCACAGCATAGGCTGGACTTTCAGCTGATGTTGAAAATTCGAGACACACTTTATATTGCTGGCAG GGATCAAGTTTATACGGTAAACTTAAATGAAATCCCCAAAACAGAAGTAATACCAAACAAG AAACTGACATGGCGGTCAAGACAACAGGATCGAGAAAACTGTGCTATGAAAGGCAAGCATAAA GATGAATGCCACAACTTTATTAAAGTGTTTGTTCCGAGAAACGACGAGATGGTTTTTGTTTGTGGCACCAATGCTTTTAATCCCATGTGTAGATACTATAGG ttgAATACCTTAGAGTATGATGGGGAAGAAATTAGTGGCTTGGCAAGGTGCCCATTTGATGCCAGACAAACCAATGTTGCCCTTTTTGCCG ATGGGAAGCTGTATTCTGCCACAGTGGCTGACTTCCTGGCCAGTGATGCCGTTATTTACCGAAGCATGGGCGATGGATCTGCCCTTCGTACTATAAAATATGATTCCAAATGGATCAAAG agccACACTTTCTTCATGCCATAGAATATGGAAACTATGTCTATTTCTTCTTCCGAGAAATTGCTGTCGAACATAATAATTTAGGCAAG GCTGTATATTCCCGTGTGGCCCGCATATGTAAAAACGACATGGGTGGCTCCCAGCGGGTCCTGGAGAAACACTGGACTTCATTTCTGAAGGCTCGTCTTAACTGTTCTGTCCCCGGAGATTCCTTTTTCTACTTTGATGTTCTGCAGTCTGTCACAGACATAATACAAATCAATGGCGTCCCCACTGTGGTCGGGGTGTTTACCACACAGCTCAACAG CATTCCTGGTTCTGCTGTCTGTGCATTTAGCATGGATGACATTGAAAAAGTATTCAGAGGACGgtttaaagaacagaaaactcCAGATTCTGTTTGGACAGCAGTCCCTGAAGACAAAGTACCGAAGccaag GCCCGGCTGTTGTGCAAAGCACGGGCTTGCTGAAGCTTATAAAACCTCCATCGATTTCCCGGATGAAACCCTGTCGTTCATTAAATCCCACCCCCTGATGGACTCTGCCGTCCCACCCATTGCCGACGAGCCCTGGTTCACAAAGACTCGGATCAG GTACAGACTGACGGCCATCGCCGTCGACCATTCTGCGGGACCCCACCAAAACTACACAGTCATCTTTGTTGGCTCGGAAGCTGGCATGGTACTTAAAGTTTTGGCAAAAACCAGTCCTTTCTCTTTGAATGACAGCGTGTTACTGGAAGAGATTGAAGCGTACAACCATGCAAA GTGCAATGCTGAGAATGAGGAGGACAGAAGGGTCATCTCACTCCAGTTGGATAAAGTTCATCATGCTTTATACGTGGCGTTCTCTAGCTGTGTTATCCGCATCCCCCTCAGTCGCTGTGAGCGTTACGCATCATGTAAAAA GTCTTGTATTGCATCTCGAGACCCGTACTGTGGCTGGTTAAGCCCAGGGGCCTGTGGTCAAGTGACCCCAGGGATGCT GCTGTTAACTGAAGACTTCTTTGCTTTCCATAACCACAGCGCTGGAGGATTTGAACAGGACACGGAATATGGCAACACAGCCCATCTAGGGGACTGCCATG aaATTTTGCCTACTTCAACTACACCAGATTACAAAATATTTGGCGGTCCAACATCTG ACATGGAGGTATCTTCATCTTCTGTTACCACAATGGCAAGTATCCCAGAAATTACACCTAAAGTGATTGATACCTGGAGACCTAAACTGACCAGCTCCCGGAAATTTGTAGTTCAAGATGACCCAAACACTTCTGATTTTACTGATCCTTTATCAG GTGTACGATGGGAAGTCCAGTCTGGAGAGTCCAACCAGATGGTCCACATGAATGTCCTCATCACCTGTGTCTTTGCGGCTTTTGTCTTGGGTGCATTCATTGCAGGTGTGGCAGTGTACTGCTATCGTGACATGTTTGTTCGGAGAAACAGAAAGATCCATAAAGATGCAGAATCTGCCCAGTCGTGCACGGACTCCAGTGGAAGTTTTGCCAAGCTGAATGGTCTCTTTGACAGCCCAGTCAAGGAATATCAACAGAATATAGATTCTCCCAAATTGTATAGTAACCTGCTGACCAGTCGGAAAGAGCTGCCACCCAGTGGAGATACGAAATCCATGGTCATGGACCAGCGAGGCCAACCTCCCGAGCTGGCTGCTCTCCCGACACCTGAGTCTACACCTGTGCTTCACCAGAAGACCCTGCAGGCCATGAAGAGCCACTCAGACAAGGCCCACGGCCATGGGGCTTCAAGGAAGGAAACGCCCCAGTTTTTTCCTTCTAGTCCTCCACCGCATTCCCCACTAAGTCATGGACATATCCCCAGTGCCATTGTCCTTCCTAATGCTACCCATGACTACAACAcatctttctcaaactccaaCGCTCACAAAGCTGAAAAGAAACTTCAGAACATTGACCACCCTCTTACAAAGTCATCCAGTAAAAGGGATCACCGGCGTTCTGTGgattccagaaacaccctcaacGATCTCCTGAAGCATCTAAATGACCCAAATAGTAACCCCAAAGCCATCATGGGAGACATCCAAATGGCCCACCAGACCCTAATGCTGGATCCCGTGGGACCTATGTCTGAGGTCCCGCCCAAGGTCCCTAACCGCGAGGCATCACTCTACTCTCCTCCCTCGACTCTCCCCAGAAATAGCCCAACCAAGCGAGTGGACGTCCCCACCACTCCTGGCGTCCCAATGACTTCTCTGGAAAGACAAAGGGGTTATCATAAAAATTCCTCCCAGAGGCACTCTATATCTGCTATGCCTAAAAACTTAAGTTCACCAAATGGTGTTTTGTTATCTAGACAGCCTAGTATGAACCGTGGAGGCTACATGCCCACCCCCGCAGGGGCGAAGGTGGACTATATTCAGGGAACGCCGGTGAGTGTTCATCTGCAGCCTTCCCTCTCCAGACAGAGCAGCTACACCAGTAATGGCACCCTTCCCAGGACGGGACTAAAGAGGACACCGTCATTAAAACCTGATGTACCACCAAAGCCTTCATTTGTTCCCCAAACCCCATCTGTCAGACCACTGAACAAATATACTTACTAG
- the SEMA6D gene encoding semaphorin-6D isoform X4: MRFFLLCAYMLLLMISQLRAVSFPEDDEPLNTVDYHYSRQYPVFRGRPSGNESQHRLDFQLMLKIRDTLYIAGRDQVYTVNLNEIPKTEVIPNKKLTWRSRQQDRENCAMKGKHKDECHNFIKVFVPRNDEMVFVCGTNAFNPMCRYYRLNTLEYDGEEISGLARCPFDARQTNVALFADGKLYSATVADFLASDAVIYRSMGDGSALRTIKYDSKWIKEPHFLHAIEYGNYVYFFFREIAVEHNNLGKAVYSRVARICKNDMGGSQRVLEKHWTSFLKARLNCSVPGDSFFYFDVLQSVTDIIQINGVPTVVGVFTTQLNSIPGSAVCAFSMDDIEKVFRGRFKEQKTPDSVWTAVPEDKVPKPRPGCCAKHGLAEAYKTSIDFPDETLSFIKSHPLMDSAVPPIADEPWFTKTRIRYRLTAIAVDHSAGPHQNYTVIFVGSEAGMVLKVLAKTSPFSLNDSVLLEEIEAYNHAKCNAENEEDRRVISLQLDKVHHALYVAFSSCVIRIPLSRCERYASCKKSCIASRDPYCGWLSPGACGQVTPGMLLLTEDFFAFHNHSAGGFEQDTEYGNTAHLGDCHEILPTSTTPDYKIFGGPTSGVRWEVQSGESNQMVHMNVLITCVFAAFVLGAFIAGVAVYCYRDMFVRRNRKIHKDAESAQSCTDSSGSFAKLNGLFDSPVKEYQQNIDSPKLYSNLLTSRKELPPSGDTKSMVMDQRGQPPELAALPTPESTPVLHQKTLQAMKSHSDKAHGHGASRKETPQFFPSSPPPHSPLSHGHIPSAIVLPNATHDYNTSFSNSNAHKAEKKLQNIDHPLTKSSSKRDHRRSVDSRNTLNDLLKHLNDPNSNPKAIMGDIQMAHQTLMLDPVGPMSEVPPKVPNREASLYSPPSTLPRNSPTKRVDVPTTPGVPMTSLERQRGYHKNSSQRHSISAMPKNLSSPNGVLLSRQPSMNRGGYMPTPAGAKVDYIQGTPVSVHLQPSLSRQSSYTSNGTLPRTGLKRTPSLKPDVPPKPSFVPQTPSVRPLNKYTY, translated from the exons ATGAGGTTCTTCCTGCTTTGTGCCTACATGCTGCTTCTGATGATTTCCCAGCTGAGAGCAGTCAGCTTTCCTGAAGACGATGAACCCCTTAATACTGTTGACTACCACT ATTCAAGGCAATATCCGGTTTTTAGAGGACGCCCTTCAGGCAATGAATCACAGCATAGGCTGGACTTTCAGCTGATGTTGAAAATTCGAGACACACTTTATATTGCTGGCAG GGATCAAGTTTATACGGTAAACTTAAATGAAATCCCCAAAACAGAAGTAATACCAAACAAG AAACTGACATGGCGGTCAAGACAACAGGATCGAGAAAACTGTGCTATGAAAGGCAAGCATAAA GATGAATGCCACAACTTTATTAAAGTGTTTGTTCCGAGAAACGACGAGATGGTTTTTGTTTGTGGCACCAATGCTTTTAATCCCATGTGTAGATACTATAGG ttgAATACCTTAGAGTATGATGGGGAAGAAATTAGTGGCTTGGCAAGGTGCCCATTTGATGCCAGACAAACCAATGTTGCCCTTTTTGCCG ATGGGAAGCTGTATTCTGCCACAGTGGCTGACTTCCTGGCCAGTGATGCCGTTATTTACCGAAGCATGGGCGATGGATCTGCCCTTCGTACTATAAAATATGATTCCAAATGGATCAAAG agccACACTTTCTTCATGCCATAGAATATGGAAACTATGTCTATTTCTTCTTCCGAGAAATTGCTGTCGAACATAATAATTTAGGCAAG GCTGTATATTCCCGTGTGGCCCGCATATGTAAAAACGACATGGGTGGCTCCCAGCGGGTCCTGGAGAAACACTGGACTTCATTTCTGAAGGCTCGTCTTAACTGTTCTGTCCCCGGAGATTCCTTTTTCTACTTTGATGTTCTGCAGTCTGTCACAGACATAATACAAATCAATGGCGTCCCCACTGTGGTCGGGGTGTTTACCACACAGCTCAACAG CATTCCTGGTTCTGCTGTCTGTGCATTTAGCATGGATGACATTGAAAAAGTATTCAGAGGACGgtttaaagaacagaaaactcCAGATTCTGTTTGGACAGCAGTCCCTGAAGACAAAGTACCGAAGccaag GCCCGGCTGTTGTGCAAAGCACGGGCTTGCTGAAGCTTATAAAACCTCCATCGATTTCCCGGATGAAACCCTGTCGTTCATTAAATCCCACCCCCTGATGGACTCTGCCGTCCCACCCATTGCCGACGAGCCCTGGTTCACAAAGACTCGGATCAG GTACAGACTGACGGCCATCGCCGTCGACCATTCTGCGGGACCCCACCAAAACTACACAGTCATCTTTGTTGGCTCGGAAGCTGGCATGGTACTTAAAGTTTTGGCAAAAACCAGTCCTTTCTCTTTGAATGACAGCGTGTTACTGGAAGAGATTGAAGCGTACAACCATGCAAA GTGCAATGCTGAGAATGAGGAGGACAGAAGGGTCATCTCACTCCAGTTGGATAAAGTTCATCATGCTTTATACGTGGCGTTCTCTAGCTGTGTTATCCGCATCCCCCTCAGTCGCTGTGAGCGTTACGCATCATGTAAAAA GTCTTGTATTGCATCTCGAGACCCGTACTGTGGCTGGTTAAGCCCAGGGGCCTGTGGTCAAGTGACCCCAGGGATGCT GCTGTTAACTGAAGACTTCTTTGCTTTCCATAACCACAGCGCTGGAGGATTTGAACAGGACACGGAATATGGCAACACAGCCCATCTAGGGGACTGCCATG aaATTTTGCCTACTTCAACTACACCAGATTACAAAATATTTGGCGGTCCAACATCTG GTGTACGATGGGAAGTCCAGTCTGGAGAGTCCAACCAGATGGTCCACATGAATGTCCTCATCACCTGTGTCTTTGCGGCTTTTGTCTTGGGTGCATTCATTGCAGGTGTGGCAGTGTACTGCTATCGTGACATGTTTGTTCGGAGAAACAGAAAGATCCATAAAGATGCAGAATCTGCCCAGTCGTGCACGGACTCCAGTGGAAGTTTTGCCAAGCTGAATGGTCTCTTTGACAGCCCAGTCAAGGAATATCAACAGAATATAGATTCTCCCAAATTGTATAGTAACCTGCTGACCAGTCGGAAAGAGCTGCCACCCAGTGGAGATACGAAATCCATGGTCATGGACCAGCGAGGCCAACCTCCCGAGCTGGCTGCTCTCCCGACACCTGAGTCTACACCTGTGCTTCACCAGAAGACCCTGCAGGCCATGAAGAGCCACTCAGACAAGGCCCACGGCCATGGGGCTTCAAGGAAGGAAACGCCCCAGTTTTTTCCTTCTAGTCCTCCACCGCATTCCCCACTAAGTCATGGACATATCCCCAGTGCCATTGTCCTTCCTAATGCTACCCATGACTACAACAcatctttctcaaactccaaCGCTCACAAAGCTGAAAAGAAACTTCAGAACATTGACCACCCTCTTACAAAGTCATCCAGTAAAAGGGATCACCGGCGTTCTGTGgattccagaaacaccctcaacGATCTCCTGAAGCATCTAAATGACCCAAATAGTAACCCCAAAGCCATCATGGGAGACATCCAAATGGCCCACCAGACCCTAATGCTGGATCCCGTGGGACCTATGTCTGAGGTCCCGCCCAAGGTCCCTAACCGCGAGGCATCACTCTACTCTCCTCCCTCGACTCTCCCCAGAAATAGCCCAACCAAGCGAGTGGACGTCCCCACCACTCCTGGCGTCCCAATGACTTCTCTGGAAAGACAAAGGGGTTATCATAAAAATTCCTCCCAGAGGCACTCTATATCTGCTATGCCTAAAAACTTAAGTTCACCAAATGGTGTTTTGTTATCTAGACAGCCTAGTATGAACCGTGGAGGCTACATGCCCACCCCCGCAGGGGCGAAGGTGGACTATATTCAGGGAACGCCGGTGAGTGTTCATCTGCAGCCTTCCCTCTCCAGACAGAGCAGCTACACCAGTAATGGCACCCTTCCCAGGACGGGACTAAAGAGGACACCGTCATTAAAACCTGATGTACCACCAAAGCCTTCATTTGTTCCCCAAACCCCATCTGTCAGACCACTGAACAAATATACTTACTAG